One Streptomyces sp. NBC_00102 DNA segment encodes these proteins:
- the hutU gene encoding urocanate hydratase translates to MSGPRPVRAARGTELSTLGWQQEAALRMLQNNLDPEVAEHPDKLVVYGGTGKAARDWRSYDAMVRTLRTLKQDETMLVQSGRPVGVMRTHEWAPRVLLANSNLVGDWANWEEFRRLEALGLTMYGQMTAGSWIYIGTQGILQGTYETFAAVAAKRFGGTLAGTITLTAGLGGMGGAQPLAVTMNDGVAICVDCDPRAIERRIEHRYLDVKADGVAHALALATEARDARRPLSIGLLGNAAEILPELLAAGAPIDIVTDQTSAHDPLAYLPTGVEFDAMAAYAAEKPADFTRRARESMARHVEAMVGFMDAGAEVFDYGNSIRGEARLAGYDRAFDFPGFVPAYIRPLFCEGKGPFRWAALSGEASDIHRTDRAMLDLFPENESLRRWIELAGERVHFQGLPARICWLGYGERDRAGERFNDMVASGELAAPLVIGRDHLDCGSVASPYRETEAMLDGSDAIADWPLLNAMVNVASGASWVSVHHGGGVGMGRSLHAGQVTVADGTPLAGEKIRRVLTNDPGMGVIRHVDAGYEGAERVAEDRGVRVPMREGGDGADGPAASRDASADRR, encoded by the coding sequence ATGTCAGGACCCCGCCCCGTCAGGGCCGCGCGCGGCACCGAACTGAGCACCCTGGGCTGGCAGCAGGAGGCCGCCCTGCGCATGCTCCAGAACAACCTGGACCCCGAGGTCGCCGAGCACCCCGACAAGCTGGTCGTCTACGGCGGCACCGGCAAGGCGGCCCGCGACTGGCGCAGTTACGACGCCATGGTCCGTACCCTGCGCACGCTCAAGCAGGACGAGACGATGCTCGTCCAGTCCGGCCGGCCGGTCGGCGTGATGCGGACGCACGAGTGGGCGCCGCGGGTGCTGCTCGCCAACTCCAACCTGGTGGGCGACTGGGCGAACTGGGAGGAGTTCCGCCGCCTGGAGGCGCTCGGCCTCACCATGTACGGCCAGATGACCGCGGGTTCCTGGATCTACATCGGCACCCAGGGCATCCTCCAGGGCACCTACGAGACCTTCGCCGCGGTCGCCGCCAAGCGGTTCGGCGGAACCCTCGCCGGAACCATCACCCTCACCGCCGGACTCGGCGGCATGGGCGGCGCCCAGCCGCTGGCCGTCACCATGAACGACGGCGTCGCGATCTGCGTGGACTGCGACCCGCGCGCCATCGAGCGCCGGATCGAGCACCGCTACCTCGACGTAAAGGCCGACGGTGTCGCCCACGCCCTCGCGCTCGCCACCGAGGCCCGCGACGCCCGCAGGCCGCTCTCGATCGGGCTCCTCGGCAACGCGGCCGAGATCCTCCCCGAACTGCTCGCCGCCGGGGCGCCCATCGACATCGTCACCGACCAGACCAGCGCCCACGACCCGCTGGCGTACCTGCCGACCGGCGTCGAGTTCGACGCGATGGCCGCGTACGCCGCCGAGAAGCCCGCCGACTTCACCCGCAGGGCCCGCGAATCGATGGCCCGGCACGTGGAGGCGATGGTCGGTTTCATGGACGCCGGTGCCGAGGTCTTCGACTACGGCAACTCGATCCGGGGCGAGGCCCGGCTCGCCGGGTACGACCGGGCCTTCGACTTCCCCGGCTTCGTCCCCGCCTACATCCGGCCGCTCTTCTGCGAGGGCAAGGGGCCGTTCCGCTGGGCCGCGCTCTCCGGCGAGGCCTCCGACATCCACCGCACCGACCGGGCGATGCTCGACCTCTTCCCGGAGAACGAATCGCTCCGCCGCTGGATCGAACTCGCCGGCGAACGCGTCCACTTCCAGGGTCTGCCCGCCCGGATCTGCTGGCTCGGCTACGGCGAACGCGACAGGGCCGGTGAGCGCTTCAACGACATGGTCGCGAGCGGCGAACTCGCCGCCCCGCTCGTCATCGGCCGCGACCACCTGGACTGCGGCTCGGTGGCCTCCCCGTACCGGGAGACCGAGGCCATGCTCGACGGCTCGGACGCCATCGCCGACTGGCCCCTGCTGAACGCCATGGTCAACGTCGCCTCCGGAGCGTCCTGGGTCTCCGTCCACCACGGTGGCGGGGTCGGCATGGGCCGTTCCCTGCACGCCGGGCAGGTCACCGTCGCGGACGGCACCCCGCTGGCCGGCGAGAAGATCCGCCGGGTGCTCACCAACGACCCGGGCATGGGCGTCATCCGCCACGTCGACGCCGGGTACGAGGGGGCCGAGCGGGTCGCGGAGGACCGGGGCGTACGCGTCCCGATGCGCGAGGGCGGCGACGGCGCGGACGGGCCGGCGGCATCCCGGGACGCGTCCGCCGACCGCCGATGA
- a CDS encoding allantoate amidohydrolase: MTGRDGEASFREMWRELAPLGRHSGSGGYRRYAWTGADADCRAWFRAQAEARGLVHETDRNGNQWAWLGDPLAGDAVVTGSHLDSVPDGGAFDGPLGVVSAFAALDELHHRGAEFTRPLAVVNFGDEEGARFGLACAGSRLTAGRLTREQAHLLTDAGGTTLPRAMEAAGYDPDAIGPDPERLSRIGAFVELHVEQGRSLDRTGDPVGIASAIWPHGRWRYDFRGEANHAGTTLLADRRDPMLPYAETVLAARREAGLAGALATFGKVAVEPNGVNAVPSLVRGWLDSRAADAATLDTLTAAVERAAREHAERAGVALDVVRESFTPVVEFQHALREELARILAARTPDRRPVPVLATGAGHDAGILSASVPTAMLFVRNPTGVSHSPAEHATEQDRAAGVAALVDVLEGLACR, from the coding sequence ATGACCGGCCGCGACGGAGAGGCGTCCTTCCGGGAGATGTGGCGCGAACTCGCGCCCCTCGGCCGCCACTCCGGCTCCGGCGGCTACCGCCGCTACGCCTGGACCGGGGCCGACGCCGACTGCCGGGCGTGGTTCCGCGCGCAGGCCGAGGCGCGCGGGCTCGTCCACGAGACCGACCGCAACGGCAACCAGTGGGCCTGGCTCGGCGACCCCCTGGCGGGGGACGCCGTCGTCACCGGCTCGCACCTGGACTCCGTACCGGACGGCGGCGCCTTCGACGGCCCCCTCGGGGTGGTCTCCGCCTTCGCCGCCCTCGACGAACTCCACCACCGGGGAGCGGAGTTCACGCGCCCGCTGGCCGTCGTCAACTTCGGCGACGAGGAGGGTGCCCGCTTCGGGCTGGCCTGCGCCGGCTCCCGGCTGACGGCCGGCCGGCTCACCCGCGAACAGGCCCACCTGCTCACCGACGCCGGGGGCACGACCCTGCCCCGCGCCATGGAGGCCGCCGGGTACGACCCTGACGCCATCGGCCCGGACCCCGAACGCCTCTCCCGCATCGGCGCGTTCGTGGAACTCCACGTCGAGCAGGGGCGGTCCCTGGACCGTACGGGCGACCCCGTCGGGATCGCCTCCGCGATCTGGCCGCACGGCCGCTGGCGGTACGACTTCCGGGGCGAGGCCAACCACGCGGGGACCACCCTCCTCGCCGACCGCCGCGACCCGATGCTGCCGTACGCCGAGACCGTCCTCGCCGCCCGCCGGGAGGCCGGACTCGCCGGCGCGCTGGCCACCTTCGGCAAGGTCGCCGTCGAACCCAACGGCGTCAACGCCGTGCCGTCCCTCGTCCGGGGCTGGCTCGACTCGCGCGCCGCCGACGCCGCCACCCTCGACACCCTCACCGCCGCCGTCGAACGGGCCGCCCGGGAGCACGCCGAACGGGCGGGCGTCGCGCTGGACGTCGTACGGGAGTCGTTCACGCCCGTCGTCGAGTTCCAGCACGCCCTGCGCGAGGAGCTCGCCCGCATCCTCGCCGCCCGCACGCCCGACCGGCGGCCCGTACCGGTGCTCGCCACGGGAGCGGGACACGACGCGGGTATTTTGTCCGCTTCCGTACCGACCGCCATGCTGTTCGTGCGGAACCCCACCGGCGTCTCCCACTCGCCCGCCGAACACGCCACCGAGCAGGACCGTGCGGCCGGGGTCGCCGCACTCGTCGACGTACTGGAGGGTCTCGCATGCAGGTGA